The Acinonyx jubatus isolate Ajub_Pintada_27869175 chromosome D1, VMU_Ajub_asm_v1.0, whole genome shotgun sequence genome includes a window with the following:
- the GRAMD1B gene encoding protein Aster-B isoform X14 has product MPAANMLENLQPPALQVPEPQGAPEGSPLWSSSSTPTLRRRRFKMRRMKNVQEQSLEAGLARDLPGVLAPGKEFLQLPSIEITPSSDEDTPWSNCSTPSASPRRKRFLLRKWLRVRERKECSESRKKEVEKLVKLVWKSTLEDSTEITRVQFCLVPLCIFAV; this is encoded by the exons ATGCCGGCGGCCAACATGCTGGAGAACCTGCAGCCGCCCGCCCTGCAGGTGCCCGAGCCGCAGGGCGCGCCCGAGGGCAGCCCGCTCTGGTCCAGCTCGTCGACCCCCACGCTCCGCCGCCGGCGCTTCAAGATGCGCCGCATGAAGAACGTGCAggagcagagcctggaggccgGGCTGGCCCGGGACCTGCCCGGCGTCTTGGCCCCCGGCAAGGAGTTCCTGCAGCTGCCGTCCATCGAGATCACGCCCTCCAGCGACGAGGACACCCCGTGGTCCAACTGCTCCACACCCAGCGCTTCCCCGCGCCGAAAGCGCTTCCTCCTCCGCAAGTGGCTCAGGGTGAGGGAGCGCAAGGAGTGCAGTGAAAGCAG GAAGAAAGAAGTGGAGAAATTGGTAAAGTTAGTGTGGAAAAGCACCTTGGAGGACAGTACTGAAATAACCCGCGTCCAGTTTTGTCTGGTTCCCCTTTGTATCTTTGCCGTCTAG
- the GRAMD1B gene encoding protein Aster-B isoform X16, which yields MPAANMLENLQPPALQVPEPQGAPEGSPLWSSSSTPTLRRRRFKMRRMKNVQEQSLEAGLARDLPGVLAPGKEFLQLPSIEITPSSDEDTPWSNCSTPSASPRRKRFLLRKWLRVRERKECSESRCRGRQIF from the exons ATGCCGGCGGCCAACATGCTGGAGAACCTGCAGCCGCCCGCCCTGCAGGTGCCCGAGCCGCAGGGCGCGCCCGAGGGCAGCCCGCTCTGGTCCAGCTCGTCGACCCCCACGCTCCGCCGCCGGCGCTTCAAGATGCGCCGCATGAAGAACGTGCAggagcagagcctggaggccgGGCTGGCCCGGGACCTGCCCGGCGTCTTGGCCCCCGGCAAGGAGTTCCTGCAGCTGCCGTCCATCGAGATCACGCCCTCCAGCGACGAGGACACCCCGTGGTCCAACTGCTCCACACCCAGCGCTTCCCCGCGCCGAAAGCGCTTCCTCCTCCGCAAGTGGCTCAGGGTGAGGGAGCGCAAGGAGTGCAGTGAAAGCAG GTGTAGAGGAAGGCAGATCTTTTAA